In one window of Mus pahari chromosome 3, PAHARI_EIJ_v1.1, whole genome shotgun sequence DNA:
- the Mrps2 gene encoding 28S ribosomal protein S2, mitochondrial encodes MAPAPAVLTRLLCAGVRRWPGFLQKALPGPAEQNGRKVTGAPVPAVSEPQDGDDFQSRILDTPLQHSDFFNVKELYSVKSLFEARVHLGHKAGCRHRFMEPYIFGNRLGQDIIDLDQTALNLQLALNFTAHVAYRKGIILFVSRNRQFSHLIETTAQACGEYAHTRYFKGGLLTNAQLLFGPTVRLPDLIIFLHTLNNVFEPHVAVRDAAKMNIPTVGIVDTNCNPCLITYPIPGNDDSPQAIQLFCKLFQTTINRAKEKRRQMEALHRLQSPKGAEGSGTSPVPDKSHSP; translated from the exons ATGGCGCCCGCTCCGGCCGTGCTGACCCGGCTGCTGTGTGCAG GTGTGCGGCGCTGGCCAGGTTTCCTGCAGAAGGCGCTCCCGGGCCCTGCGGAGCAGAATGGTAGGAAGGTCACGGGAGCCCCGGTCCCCGCGGTCAGCGAGCCCCAGGATGGCGACG ATTTCCAGAGCAGGATCCTAGATACGCCTTTACAGCATTCGGATTTCTTCAATGTCAAGGAGTTGTATTCTGTGAAGAGCCTCTTCGAGGCCCGAGTACACCTGGGACATAAAGCTGGTTGCCGCCATAG GTTTATGGAGCCATACATCTTTGGGAACCGCCTGGGCCAAGATATCATTGATCTGGATCAGACAGCCTTGAATCTccaactggctttgaacttcacCGCACATGTGGCCTACCGCAAGGGCATCATCCTGTTTGTGAGCCGGAATCGTCAGTTCTCCCACTTAATTGAGACGACAGCCCAGGCCTGCGGGGAGTATGCCCATACCCGCTACTTCAAGGGCGGCTTGCTGACTAACGCACAACTCCTCTTTGGCCCTACAGTCCGCCTACCAGACCTCATCATCTTTCTGCACACGCTCAACAATGTCTTTGAACCCCATGTGGCTGTGAGGGATGCAGCCAAGATGAACATCCCCACTGTGGGCATTGTGGACACCAACTGCAACCCATGCCTCATCACTTACCCTATCCCTGGCAACGACGACTCGCCCCAAGCTATCCAGCTCTTCTGCAAGCTCTTCCAGACGACCATTAACAGGGctaaggagaagaggaggcagatggaggccCTGCATCGGCTGCAGAGTCCCAAGGGGGCCGAGGGCAGTGGGACATCTCCTGTGCCTGATAAGAGCCATTCCCCATGA